Proteins encoded together in one Orbaceae bacterium lpD01 window:
- the hemB gene encoding porphobilinogen synthase, whose amino-acid sequence MLPIIAGQYPQRRMRRLRAHDFSRRLVAENHLTVNDLIYPVFVVEGKNVTQSVASMPKVNRMSIDVLLKEAEQVAKLGIPVLSLFPAIEGEKKSLLAEESYHENGLVQRTVRALKTEFPQLGILTDVALDPYTSHGQDGVIDETGYVQNDITVDILVKQAMSHAQAGADIIAPSDMMDGRIGAIRDALENAGLVNKQIMAYSAKYASNYYGPFRDAVGSSGNIKGGNKRNYQMDPANSDEALQEIYQDLVEGADMVMVKPGMPYLDLVRRVKDTFAVPTFAYQVSGEYAMHMAAIQNGWLQERETILESLLCFKRAGADGVLTYFAKQVAQWLHEQD is encoded by the coding sequence ATGTTGCCAATTATTGCTGGTCAATATCCACAGCGTCGTATGCGCCGTTTAAGAGCGCACGATTTTAGTCGTCGATTAGTCGCTGAAAACCATTTAACGGTAAATGATCTTATTTATCCGGTCTTTGTGGTAGAAGGTAAAAATGTCACGCAATCGGTCGCCTCGATGCCAAAAGTCAATCGAATGAGTATTGATGTGCTGTTAAAAGAGGCGGAGCAGGTCGCTAAGCTCGGTATTCCGGTGTTATCCCTGTTTCCGGCGATTGAAGGCGAGAAGAAAAGTTTATTAGCGGAAGAGTCGTATCATGAGAATGGGCTGGTTCAGCGTACTGTTCGTGCATTAAAAACGGAGTTTCCGCAGCTGGGCATTTTAACCGATGTTGCACTCGATCCGTATACCAGTCATGGCCAGGATGGCGTCATTGATGAAACAGGTTACGTGCAAAATGATATCACTGTCGATATTTTAGTCAAACAGGCGATGTCACACGCGCAGGCGGGTGCCGATATTATTGCGCCGAGCGACATGATGGATGGCCGCATAGGCGCCATTCGCGATGCGTTAGAAAATGCCGGTTTGGTCAATAAGCAAATTATGGCTTATTCAGCTAAATATGCTTCCAATTATTATGGTCCCTTCCGTGATGCGGTCGGCTCTTCTGGCAATATCAAAGGCGGTAATAAACGTAATTATCAGATGGATCCAGCTAATAGTGATGAGGCGTTACAAGAGATCTATCAGGATTTAGTCGAAGGTGCGGATATGGTGATGGTCAAACCGGGTATGCCTTACCTTGATCTGGTCAGACGCGTCAAAGATACCTTTGCGGTGCCGACCTTTGCTTATCAGGTCTCCGGAGAATATGCCATGCATATGGCGGCAATACAAAATGGCTGGTTACAAGAGCGTGAGACCATACTAGAGTCCTTGCTCTGCTTTAAACGTGCAGGGGCTGATGGCGTTCTGACCTATTTTGCCAAACAGGTTGCGCAGTGGCTGCATGAGCAAGATTAA
- the hutW gene encoding heme anaerobic degradation radical SAM methyltransferase ChuW/HutW, whose protein sequence is MQLELTPFYAQTTGMPFQDRWAVMPFRGAAPVAKPQLQSSWSALHQTTAVKNKRLMYLHIPFCATHCQFCGFYQNPLHKHDTRRYTQYLIQELLMNAESQLTQSAPIHAVYFGGGTPTALRAEDLYQIITTIKTHYPLAPDCEITIEGRILGFDDDKIEACLTGGANRFSIGIQTFNSSIRKRLGRTSNQAQAIDFIQRLGEKDKAAVVCDLIFGLPQQTLQIWQDDLAIIRDLPLDGVDLYALNLLPTTPLFKGVEAGRIKLPEVAEKSEFYRIGVQTLDHYGWAQLSNSHFARTTRERNLYNLLIKQGADYLAFGSCAGGKLNGQSFMVERDLNQYYQQLDNQHKPLMMLMQPAANLQWLHLLQGDIESGRIDITRLTTQAQQLAPLIAQWHQAGLLTSAALCTKLTTAGRFWASNLLSALQKLLMQLNEAELAMPTSGQLQASPPVAMHAASAKQQINLV, encoded by the coding sequence ATGCAGTTAGAGTTAACGCCATTTTATGCCCAAACAACCGGTATGCCGTTTCAGGATCGTTGGGCGGTGATGCCCTTTCGAGGAGCTGCTCCGGTTGCCAAACCGCAGCTACAATCATCCTGGTCGGCGCTGCATCAAACCACAGCGGTAAAAAATAAACGTTTGATGTACCTGCATATTCCTTTTTGCGCTACCCACTGCCAGTTTTGTGGTTTCTACCAGAATCCATTACATAAGCATGATACCCGGCGCTACACTCAATATCTGATTCAAGAGTTATTGATGAATGCCGAGAGTCAATTAACCCAGTCAGCGCCGATTCATGCCGTCTATTTTGGCGGTGGTACCCCAACCGCCTTGCGGGCGGAAGATCTTTATCAGATAATCACCACAATAAAAACCCACTATCCTCTCGCACCTGACTGTGAAATCACCATTGAAGGGCGTATTCTCGGCTTTGATGATGACAAGATTGAAGCCTGCCTTACCGGCGGTGCGAATCGGTTTTCGATTGGTATTCAAACCTTTAATTCCTCTATTCGAAAGCGTTTAGGCCGTACCTCTAATCAAGCTCAGGCGATCGACTTTATTCAGCGTTTAGGCGAAAAAGATAAGGCGGCGGTGGTCTGTGATCTGATCTTTGGTTTACCGCAGCAGACGTTGCAGATCTGGCAGGATGATCTGGCGATCATTCGTGATCTCCCTCTTGATGGCGTGGATCTCTATGCACTTAATTTATTACCAACCACACCACTTTTTAAAGGCGTTGAAGCGGGCAGAATCAAGCTCCCTGAGGTTGCCGAAAAAAGTGAATTCTACCGCATCGGGGTTCAAACGCTAGATCACTATGGCTGGGCGCAATTAAGTAACAGCCATTTTGCGCGCACCACCCGGGAAAGAAATCTCTATAACCTGCTGATCAAACAAGGTGCTGATTATTTGGCTTTTGGATCGTGTGCCGGCGGTAAGCTTAATGGTCAGTCTTTTATGGTTGAGCGCGATCTTAATCAATATTATCAGCAGCTAGATAATCAGCATAAACCGTTAATGATGTTGATGCAGCCGGCCGCTAATTTGCAGTGGCTGCATCTTTTACAAGGTGATATTGAGTCTGGCCGAATTGATATAACTCGTTTAACCACACAAGCTCAGCAATTAGCACCACTAATTGCGCAGTGGCATCAGGCGGGCCTGCTCACCAGTGCGGCACTCTGCACTAAATTGACGACGGCTGGGCGATTTTGGGCCAGTAATTTACTGTCGGCATTGCAGAAACTGCTAATGCAGCTCAACGAAGCTGAATTAGCTATGCCGACCTCTGGTCAGTTACAAGCATCACCGCCGGTAGCGATGCACGCCGCTTCAGCAAAGCAGCAGATTAATCTGGTTTAG
- the hutX gene encoding heme utilization cystosolic carrier protein HutX — protein sequence MSSPSLTEFMATHPDGTLESIAQDYQVSLLTVIQAMPENNIIAGDHFDQVWDAVVNWGEITILVNTNDIIFEFQGHLPTGYHRHGYFNLRGKAGLSGHIKAEHCQSIAFVERKFMGTDTAAILFLNLAGQAMFKIFVGRDEHRQLQVAQLAAFRELASLTQAKG from the coding sequence ATGTCATCACCAAGTTTAACTGAATTTATGGCAACCCATCCTGACGGCACACTAGAGAGTATCGCTCAAGACTATCAGGTCTCTTTATTAACAGTCATCCAAGCCATGCCAGAAAATAATATTATCGCTGGCGATCACTTCGATCAGGTATGGGATGCGGTGGTGAACTGGGGTGAGATTACGATTTTAGTCAATACCAACGATATTATCTTTGAGTTTCAAGGTCATTTACCGACGGGTTACCATCGTCATGGTTATTTTAATTTACGCGGTAAAGCTGGGTTAAGTGGACATATTAAAGCCGAGCACTGCCAGTCTATTGCCTTTGTTGAGCGGAAATTTATGGGTACTGACACGGCCGCTATCTTGTTTCTTAACTTGGCCGGACAGGCGATGTTTAAGATCTTTGTCGGCCGTGATGAGCATCGTCAGCTACAAGTCGCACAGCTGGCCGCTTTTCGTGAATTAGCTTCACTAACTCAGGCAAAAGGATAG
- a CDS encoding iron ABC transporter permease produces MALNLGALRLSFKTLSTLAYDDPLWQVWFNIRLPRVLLAIIVGSALATSGVVMQGVFRNPLADAGLLGISSGSALFVGIITLLPVTLPAFLMLYQQMLAAFIGGLIVCLVIYVLSYQQRSSTQRLLLTGIAINALTASLLGLLSYLSDDQQLRQLSLWTMGHLGKGQWQSVAIAATLIIPATLAVLMMSKPLNLLQLGDEDAHYLGLNVPKTKRYLLLLSALLIGTAVAVSGIIAFVGLAVPHMLRLKMGADHRWLVPATILGGSSLLLVADTLARTMVAPNEMPVGLLTSLIGGPYFLWLILGKRKGILC; encoded by the coding sequence ATGGCACTCAATTTAGGTGCGCTGAGGTTATCCTTTAAAACGTTATCAACACTCGCGTATGATGATCCGCTCTGGCAAGTCTGGTTCAATATTCGTCTGCCACGCGTTTTACTGGCCATCATTGTCGGCAGTGCGCTAGCCACCTCGGGCGTGGTCATGCAGGGGGTATTTCGTAATCCATTAGCCGATGCAGGCTTACTGGGGATTAGCAGTGGCTCGGCCCTGTTTGTGGGTATCATCACCCTGTTACCCGTCACATTACCCGCTTTTTTAATGCTCTATCAGCAGATGTTAGCGGCTTTTATCGGTGGTTTGATCGTCTGCTTGGTTATCTATGTGCTCAGTTATCAGCAGCGCAGCTCGACGCAGCGCTTATTACTCACTGGCATCGCGATTAATGCCTTAACTGCCTCATTGCTTGGTCTACTCAGTTACCTCAGTGATGATCAGCAGCTTCGGCAGCTCTCTCTATGGACCATGGGTCACTTAGGTAAAGGTCAATGGCAGTCGGTAGCGATTGCGGCGACCTTAATTATACCGGCAACGTTGGCGGTACTGATGATGAGCAAGCCGCTGAACTTACTGCAGTTAGGCGATGAAGATGCACACTATTTGGGGCTGAATGTACCGAAAACTAAAAGATATCTGTTGCTGTTAAGTGCCCTTTTAATTGGCACGGCGGTGGCGGTGAGTGGCATTATTGCTTTTGTTGGCTTAGCGGTGCCACATATGTTAAGACTGAAAATGGGCGCCGATCATCGCTGGCTGGTGCCGGCAACTATTTTAGGTGGCAGTAGCTTGTTACTTGTCGCCGATACGTTAGCTCGTACGATGGTGGCGCCAAATGAGATGCCAGTTGGCCTGTTGACCAGTTTAATTGGTGGTCCTTACTTTTTATGGTTAATACTCGGTAAACGCAAGGGAATATTATGCTAA
- a CDS encoding DUF481 domain-containing protein: MKKWVIFSCISVCSCSALADTVWLKNGDVISGSVKLVDSNKLLLDTDFAGTVSIDRNKIKTFSVDAPVELQKGLFGDKQRAAQVLPDPDKTGSVILASDNEQTVFALNDDFILMRNKPKTLLSEYLFNGRLNGGAYYNKGTNKTEQYMLDGNLTARHDLLRHNLYGNLRRTSENSQTKTYNYTLGYNLDRFITTSFFWTNNVSYKHDWIEDIKGRLTVGTGPGYQLWDDELGAFSLSALINYQRLEYRDDHTNNNPLGSVKWDYERYFMSKTVRLFTNGSIGRSFDDSVDYELSGVLGLGYNLTSWLSVNATLSRDKSKTKDGDSSNTNYGLGLGVSW, translated from the coding sequence ATGAAAAAATGGGTCATCTTTTCCTGCATAAGTGTGTGTTCATGTTCCGCTTTAGCGGATACCGTTTGGCTAAAAAACGGTGATGTTATCTCTGGTTCGGTCAAACTGGTGGATAGTAATAAATTACTGCTTGATACCGATTTTGCCGGTACAGTCTCAATTGATCGTAATAAAATCAAGACCTTTTCGGTGGATGCGCCAGTTGAACTGCAAAAAGGTCTGTTTGGTGATAAGCAGCGTGCGGCCCAAGTGCTCCCCGATCCGGATAAAACCGGATCGGTGATTCTGGCGAGCGATAATGAGCAAACCGTTTTTGCACTTAACGATGATTTTATCTTAATGCGCAATAAGCCAAAAACGCTGCTCAGTGAATATCTCTTTAATGGTCGTTTAAATGGTGGCGCCTATTACAATAAAGGCACCAATAAAACCGAACAGTATATGCTCGATGGTAATCTGACTGCACGTCATGATCTCCTGCGTCATAACCTATATGGTAATTTACGTCGAACCTCGGAAAATAGTCAAACCAAAACCTATAACTATACACTGGGTTATAACCTCGATCGTTTTATTACCACCTCGTTCTTCTGGACCAATAATGTGTCGTACAAGCATGATTGGATTGAAGATATCAAAGGCCGCTTAACAGTCGGTACCGGTCCAGGTTATCAGTTGTGGGATGATGAGTTGGGGGCATTTTCACTGTCAGCGTTAATCAACTATCAACGTCTGGAATATCGTGATGATCATACGAATAATAATCCGCTCGGTAGCGTGAAGTGGGATTATGAGCGCTATTTCATGAGTAAAACCGTGCGACTCTTTACCAACGGTTCAATCGGCCGTAGCTTTGATGACTCGGTCGATTACGAATTATCTGGTGTGCTTGGTTTAGGCTATAATCTGACCAGCTGGCTGTCAGTCAATGCCACCCTTTCACGAGATAAAAGTAAAACCAAAGATGGCGATTCCAGTAACACCAACTATGGTTTAGGTCTTGGTGTCAGCTGGTAA
- a CDS encoding ABC transporter substrate-binding protein, with protein MMKSIYSLGYIVIGLCGLLISYVVANDRIVTSGGSITEIVYALQAGDRVVGVDMSSTYPPHVKQLPQIGYWKQLSIEGLLSLKPTIFIGWDDSGPAQISEQLKQANIQTLYLKRVPNTLDLLLSNVESIGKAIDQPVEAEQLIAQIKSQVAQTTAQVKQYQHKPTVLFLLSMAGATQVAGKNTVVDSIIQLAGGENIAQHANYKNYSAEAFITANPAILIVTTQSLQAIGGLDNLANIPGLTHTQAWQNRRIIAIDQALILGMGPRVGEALTILAAGFYPSSDTNIDKPPSH; from the coding sequence ATGATGAAATCTATTTACTCTCTAGGCTATATTGTTATCGGATTGTGCGGTTTATTGATATCTTATGTGGTTGCTAATGATCGTATTGTGACATCAGGTGGATCGATTACCGAAATTGTTTATGCACTGCAGGCTGGCGATCGGGTGGTTGGCGTGGATATGAGCAGTACCTATCCCCCGCATGTCAAACAGCTGCCGCAAATTGGTTATTGGAAACAGCTCAGTATTGAAGGTCTGTTATCATTAAAACCGACGATATTTATTGGCTGGGATGATTCTGGACCGGCACAAATCTCTGAACAGTTAAAACAGGCAAATATTCAGACACTGTACTTAAAACGCGTACCTAATACCCTCGATCTGTTACTGAGCAATGTTGAGTCGATTGGCAAGGCCATTGATCAACCGGTCGAAGCCGAGCAGCTGATAGCACAGATTAAATCACAAGTTGCCCAGACTACCGCGCAAGTGAAGCAGTATCAGCATAAACCGACTGTGCTGTTCTTACTCAGTATGGCCGGCGCGACACAAGTTGCCGGCAAAAATACCGTCGTCGATAGTATTATTCAATTAGCCGGAGGTGAAAATATTGCGCAACACGCAAACTATAAAAACTATAGTGCAGAGGCATTTATTACTGCCAATCCAGCGATTCTGATTGTAACAACCCAATCTCTGCAAGCAATTGGCGGTCTTGATAATTTAGCTAATATACCAGGGCTGACACACACTCAGGCCTGGCAAAACAGGCGTATTATTGCCATTGATCAAGCGCTGATTTTAGGGATGGGACCGAGAGTGGGTGAAGCATTGACGATATTAGCTGCAGGATTTTATCCGTCATCTGATACGAATATCGATAAGCCGCCATCACATTAG
- a CDS encoding heme ABC transporter ATP-binding protein, which yields MLNATQLSYQIGSHTLINQVSLRLKSAELSVIIGPNGAGKSTLLKLLTGFLIPSHGECIFLNKPLNQWCQQSLSRVRTVMRQQSQLNFAFSAEEVIAMGRAPYGKRYFKQAMDSVIEMTHCQPLCHKDYRLLSGGEQQRVQLARVLAQLWHPTPTPCMLFLDEPTSALDLYHQQHMLRLLRQLIQEQGLSVCCILHDLNLAALYADQIFLLHQGQLVAQGRPGQVLTETLLRQWYQVDIAVKPHPQHASPQVFLNR from the coding sequence ATGCTAAACGCGACTCAGCTTAGTTATCAAATTGGTTCCCATACCCTGATCAATCAAGTCTCTCTTCGGCTTAAATCGGCGGAGTTAAGTGTCATTATCGGTCCTAATGGTGCGGGTAAATCAACCTTATTAAAGCTATTAACCGGTTTTCTCATCCCCAGTCATGGGGAGTGTATTTTTCTCAATAAACCGCTTAATCAGTGGTGTCAGCAATCGCTGTCTCGTGTAAGAACTGTGATGCGTCAGCAGAGTCAGCTTAATTTTGCTTTTTCTGCCGAAGAGGTGATTGCAATGGGCAGAGCGCCTTATGGTAAACGCTATTTTAAACAGGCGATGGACAGTGTGATCGAAATGACTCACTGCCAGCCACTCTGCCATAAAGATTATCGTTTGCTCTCTGGCGGTGAGCAGCAGCGTGTGCAGCTAGCGCGGGTTTTGGCACAATTATGGCACCCCACGCCAACGCCATGCATGCTATTTTTAGATGAACCTACCTCAGCCTTAGATCTTTATCATCAACAACACATGTTACGTTTACTGCGTCAGTTGATTCAAGAGCAGGGTTTAAGTGTCTGCTGCATTTTGCATGATCTCAATCTGGCGGCGCTGTATGCCGACCAAATTTTTTTACTCCACCAGGGGCAACTGGTCGCCCAAGGTCGGCCCGGTCAGGTTTTAACGGAAACTTTACTCAGACAATGGTATCAGGTGGATATTGCTGTAAAGCCCCATCCGCAGCATGCTTCACCGCAAGTTTTTTTAAATCGATAA
- a CDS encoding NAD(P)H-binding protein gives MAHLLIFGASRGTGAAVLAYAQQQGHQCTVVIRDKAQAEALIKQGISVFVGDANDAGLVEQACLKVGRQATIISTMGGSKANYQAQMNVIKQAEKAGISRMIMVTSLGCGDSWPTLSERAKQAFGLAVREKTLAEVWLQTSELDFCILRPGGLRDGEPTHRATAYINQEVHGFVMRTDLALLILAQVSQASLGHQIFSVIDPDLDAVRNR, from the coding sequence ATGGCACATTTACTGATATTTGGCGCAAGCCGGGGAACCGGCGCGGCAGTACTTGCGTATGCGCAGCAGCAGGGACATCAATGTACGGTAGTGATTAGAGATAAAGCACAGGCTGAAGCATTGATCAAACAAGGTATCAGCGTTTTTGTTGGCGATGCTAATGATGCTGGGCTGGTTGAACAGGCCTGTTTAAAGGTTGGCAGGCAGGCAACCATTATCTCGACGATGGGCGGCTCAAAAGCCAACTATCAAGCGCAAATGAATGTGATCAAGCAGGCTGAAAAAGCCGGTATTTCGCGCATGATTATGGTGACCTCGTTAGGGTGTGGCGATAGTTGGCCTACTCTGTCTGAACGGGCTAAACAGGCCTTTGGTTTGGCGGTTAGAGAGAAAACCTTGGCCGAGGTCTGGTTACAAACCAGTGAGCTTGATTTCTGTATTTTAAGACCTGGTGGACTGCGCGACGGTGAACCGACTCATCGCGCGACAGCTTATATTAATCAGGAAGTACATGGTTTTGTGATGAGAACCGATTTAGCCCTGCTGATCTTAGCGCAAGTGAGTCAGGCGAGCTTAGGTCATCAGATTTTTTCGGTTATCGATCCTGATTTAGATGCCGTACGCAATCGTTAA
- a CDS encoding TonB-dependent receptor: MKNTLTLSSFALPVILMSPLLLASEAEKKLAYLQDTIIVTADRSEKSIWHSSVSVNAVNEEELAKQNGDSIAEALRDIPGVEIADNSLAGRKQIMIRGESSNRVLVMIDGQEVSYHRSGHGSSAGLLIDMESVERIEVIKGPYSVLYGSQAIAGVVNFITRKGSHEQEKAAGHVKFIYDGATNGLTEMASVYGDIDNIFNYRISGTYAEHGDRKTPEGRLENTDFSNNSVSAWFGLHLDRHKIGLSLDRYKLDTKSYASRDQLKEMNSFLVDIPELRREKVGLFYDYAVDSEVITNIHIDAYYQTLKRTFINAIDLPNPRMLTNTETHDEQKTTGLNFQIDLIPQENMKLIIGGQYLEDKVDQISDKRLDMYYKPSQAMPLPVFDYTKYTAGANSWKQQHFSLFAQNEWLFTDNWNWTVGLRQYWVTSDLISGQQNSDCINRPSLSPCSPANSIDTPRTDHDNTLVASTGLTYDGLDNIILRGSFAQGYVYPTLTHLYAMTNAHTQTIYGNPNLQAEHSNNYELGLRFNNNQWLLDTSLYYATAKDYITQIPCDGNAICNSAIGVDATYYINANRAKTYGLEFSIEYLDWRVTPYLTGNLLRRKIETDSYTTYDSGNPLLSGNLGLKHTAYFEQIDLDSNLFMRFSSSADNRNDSEAYHYGGWSTLNLSLVGSFGPKRQYQLGIDLNNLLNKNYMTAYESIPSAKFNAVIAASIKF; encoded by the coding sequence ATGAAAAACACATTAACACTTTCTTCTTTTGCCTTACCGGTTATCCTGATGAGCCCGCTACTGCTTGCCAGTGAAGCGGAAAAAAAATTAGCTTATCTGCAAGATACGATCATCGTCACGGCTGATCGTAGTGAAAAATCCATTTGGCACAGTTCAGTTTCAGTCAATGCGGTGAACGAAGAGGAGCTGGCAAAACAGAACGGCGATTCGATTGCCGAAGCGTTACGCGATATTCCCGGCGTTGAAATTGCCGATAATTCACTGGCTGGCCGAAAACAGATCATGATCAGAGGAGAATCATCTAACCGCGTTTTAGTCATGATAGACGGGCAAGAGGTGAGCTATCATCGCTCTGGCCATGGCAGCAGTGCCGGATTACTGATTGATATGGAGTCGGTTGAGCGGATTGAGGTAATCAAAGGGCCCTATTCAGTACTCTACGGCTCACAAGCGATTGCCGGCGTCGTCAATTTTATTACCCGCAAAGGCAGCCATGAACAGGAAAAAGCCGCCGGTCATGTCAAATTTATCTATGATGGCGCTACCAATGGCTTAACCGAGATGGCTTCAGTTTATGGCGATATTGATAATATCTTCAATTATCGCATAAGTGGCACTTATGCTGAACATGGCGATCGTAAAACGCCTGAAGGACGACTGGAAAATACTGATTTTAGTAATAACAGTGTCAGTGCGTGGTTTGGACTCCATCTTGACCGGCATAAAATCGGTTTATCACTCGACCGTTATAAACTCGATACTAAATCTTATGCCAGCCGAGATCAGCTCAAAGAAATGAACTCATTTTTAGTGGATATTCCAGAGTTAAGACGAGAAAAGGTCGGTCTGTTTTATGATTATGCCGTAGACAGTGAAGTGATTACTAATATCCATATTGATGCTTACTATCAGACCCTTAAGCGAACCTTTATTAATGCCATTGATCTGCCCAATCCGCGCATGTTAACCAATACCGAAACCCATGATGAACAGAAAACGACTGGACTGAACTTTCAGATCGATCTGATCCCACAAGAGAACATGAAATTGATCATCGGTGGCCAATATCTTGAAGATAAGGTTGATCAGATCTCAGATAAGCGACTGGATATGTATTATAAACCGAGTCAAGCCATGCCGTTACCAGTATTTGATTATACCAAATACACCGCAGGTGCAAATAGCTGGAAACAGCAGCACTTTTCGCTGTTTGCCCAAAATGAATGGTTATTTACTGATAACTGGAACTGGACGGTGGGTTTACGTCAGTATTGGGTGACCTCAGACCTGATCAGTGGCCAGCAAAATAGTGACTGTATCAATCGTCCCTCACTCTCACCTTGTAGTCCGGCAAACAGCATCGATACGCCCCGCACCGATCATGATAATACCCTAGTTGCCTCCACGGGCCTCACCTATGACGGTTTAGATAATATTATTCTCAGGGGATCTTTTGCACAAGGCTATGTCTATCCAACCCTGACGCATCTGTATGCGATGACCAATGCCCATACCCAAACGATTTACGGCAACCCGAATCTACAGGCTGAACATTCCAATAACTATGAACTGGGACTGCGTTTTAATAATAACCAGTGGCTACTCGATACCTCACTGTATTACGCCACTGCAAAAGATTATATTACGCAAATTCCCTGTGATGGCAATGCGATCTGTAATAGTGCAATCGGCGTTGATGCCACCTATTATATCAATGCTAACCGGGCCAAGACCTATGGACTAGAATTTTCTATCGAGTACTTAGACTGGCGAGTTACCCCTTATCTGACCGGCAATCTGTTACGCCGTAAAATTGAGACCGATAGTTATACCACCTATGACTCCGGAAATCCGTTGCTCAGTGGTAATTTAGGTCTGAAACATACCGCTTATTTCGAACAAATCGACCTTGATTCTAACCTGTTTATGCGTTTTTCAAGCTCAGCAGATAACCGCAATGATAGCGAAGCTTATCACTATGGTGGCTGGTCGACACTCAACCTATCCCTGGTCGGTTCTTTCGGTCCGAAGCGGCAGTATCAGCTGGGTATCGATCTGAATAATCTATTGAACAAAAATTATATGACGGCATATGAATCGATTCCCTCAGCAAAATTCAATGCAGTCATTGCGGCAAGTATCAAATTTTAA
- the rpsU gene encoding 30S ribosomal protein S21, with translation MPVIKLRENEPFDVALRRFKRSCEKAGILAEVRNREFYEKPTTIRKRAKAAAVKRHAKKLERENARRIRLY, from the coding sequence ATGCCAGTAATCAAACTACGTGAAAATGAACCTTTTGACGTTGCATTACGTCGTTTCAAACGTTCTTGCGAAAAAGCAGGAATCTTAGCAGAAGTGCGTAACCGTGAGTTTTACGAAAAACCAACGACAATTCGTAAACGCGCTAAAGCTGCTGCGGTTAAACGTCATGCTAAAAAATTAGAAAGAGAAAACGCGCGTCGTATTCGCCTTTACTAA